One window of the Eucalyptus grandis isolate ANBG69807.140 chromosome 8, ASM1654582v1, whole genome shotgun sequence genome contains the following:
- the LOC104415541 gene encoding LOW QUALITY PROTEIN: nuclear transcription factor Y subunit C-3 (The sequence of the model RefSeq protein was modified relative to this genomic sequence to represent the inferred CDS: inserted 2 bases in 2 codons), producing the protein MDQQGHGQPPPIGVVPAAGQLPYGTMPYQPGQMIGPSSFPHIQPTSQPQPPGSQLAHNQLAYQQIHQQQQQQLQQQLQSFWANQYQEIDRVADFKNHSLPLARIKKIMKADEDVRMISAEAPIVFARACEMFILELTLRSWNHTEENKXRTLQKNDIAAAITRTDVFDFLVDIVPREELKEEGLGTVPGGVLPASGPVDGLPYCYVPPQQVCQAGPPGMFVGKGVVDPAMYPYMAQQMXPETSEQQQSPSDHQ; encoded by the exons ATGGATCAGCAAGGACACGGTCAACCCCCACCGATTGGGGTTGTTCCTGCCGCAGGTCAATTGCCCTACGGCACGATGCCTTATCAGCCAGGCCAGATGATCGGCCCTTCGAGTTTCCCGCATATTCAGCCGACTAGCCAGCCTCAGCCGCCGGGATCCCAGCTTGCACATAACCAACTGGCCTATCAGCAAAttcaccagcagcagcagcagcaactgcAGCAACAGCTCCAGTCTTTCTGGGCAAACCAGTATCAAGAAATCGACAGGGTCGCAGACTTCAAGAACCACAGCCTCCCTTTGGCCAGGATCAAGAAGATCATGAAGGCCGACGAGGATGTGAGGATGATCTCGGCCGAGGCGCCGATCGTGTTTGCTAGGGCGTGCGAGATGTTCATCCTGGAACTGACATTGCGCTCCTGGAACCACACCGAGGAGAACA AGCGGACGCTCCAGAAGAATGATATAGCAGCAGCAATCACCCGGACAGATGTCTTTGACTTTCTGGTGGATATTGTTCCTAGGGAGGAGCTGAAGGAGGAAGGGCTTGGGACAGTTCCAGGAGGAGTGCTCCCTGCCAGCGGGCCCGTGGATGGGCTACCTTATTGCTACGTTCCGCCGCAGCAGGTGTGTCAGGCTGGGCCTCCGGGGATGTTTGTTGGTAAGGGTGTGGTTGATCCTGCCATGTATCCATATATGGCTCAACAAA TGCCCGAGACATCAGAGCAACAGCAATCTCCCTCAGATCATCAGTAG